One Bacteroidota bacterium genomic window carries:
- a CDS encoding DUF2791 family P-loop domain-containing protein yields MKIIEIIEKYSDAAIDQIATDKVNESANLRLPRSIVIQEISAALSSLSYVATALAPAKPPTYAFIKLLIDAPNHMLPVEGFQEKVLLTTEDMTQRAKTGQGLSSDKNYQLYVNILKFAWESNLEIDTSEAQLLESLRKELGIWTREHLLLEHHPDIRQLWDNSGAYITSRNHLLLSGLVLTYDNNYAIADEVVVQIRRAWGIDLEKEDYLRLLNLIKSEQLHTPLTNIGLLVSGTKEIRIARILDALIPPSELLNFMNIEELRDFCRTNGIQVSGKKAELISNIVDFFDQRLDLKKPEIKETKPLIPLEKECRVLTDEEYSKLLQNLTYDQLYDLLTLNFLKTSGLKDEKIKRLVESNWSERSVMNRLRRVDLIDLCKKIGIQVSGIKNDLIDRLIEGSRIKYSEVTIKAVVEDQQSNIDASISVKDDEIKDIADIASTSKQVLPTEFQNIKLDYPKLDEDEQIIISLIKESKSLTEHDIERASRLHGLGWFLTKAHMSQMVSKLKSQNKYPIHVRSVRSINIYEWQGEKVQSDKIIEKYEARGVIDALRQGVVPEKNLEHVIVGHSKERTHLKDLLIEAKNNKTPFKFIRGPYGAGKTFLSSWLREMALNEEFVVSTVNIGPDQPLSDLPVFYSGLINGLRIPEKTDSCALADILESWLLTIHQKTAQIEGLTALDPITQEKLSVIVEKRVESELAYLSDMDSGFSPALRAFYRAKKTNNSILASTTIAWLSGSRSLSSKMLNEIGVHGTIESNQVFPRIRALLEVIKGSRYNGLLLLIDELELIRKFPQARQREQALEILRLLIDESGKNNFPSCLLIFTGTDTFFEDDRAGIKSYEALADRVSAPPSIDGKTSIRQPILVLQGLDQAKLLSVITRVRDIHGIAYNWDVQKKFPDDILLKLVQDWTAFGEESISRKPRPIIREFIHILDLCEENPNISQEEFIRIDSTENSIVSEITNILA; encoded by the coding sequence ATGAAAATAATTGAGATAATTGAGAAGTATTCAGATGCTGCTATCGATCAAATCGCAACCGATAAAGTGAATGAATCGGCTAACCTTAGATTACCTAGAAGCATTGTTATTCAGGAAATATCTGCTGCACTTAGCTCGTTATCTTATGTTGCAACTGCATTAGCACCAGCTAAACCTCCAACTTATGCTTTTATAAAATTGCTTATCGATGCCCCTAATCATATGCTTCCTGTTGAAGGGTTTCAGGAAAAAGTTTTGCTTACAACTGAGGATATGACTCAAAGAGCTAAGACAGGTCAGGGATTATCAAGTGATAAAAATTATCAGCTTTATGTAAACATTTTAAAATTTGCTTGGGAAAGTAATCTGGAAATCGATACAAGTGAAGCTCAATTATTGGAATCATTAAGAAAGGAACTTGGCATATGGACAAGAGAACACCTTTTACTTGAACATCATCCAGATATTCGTCAGCTTTGGGATAATTCAGGAGCATATATTACTTCTCGTAATCATTTATTATTATCAGGTCTTGTACTTACGTATGATAACAACTATGCAATTGCCGATGAAGTTGTCGTCCAAATTCGACGAGCATGGGGAATTGATTTAGAAAAAGAAGATTATTTGCGTTTATTAAATTTAATTAAAAGCGAGCAGTTACATACCCCTCTGACCAATATTGGTTTATTGGTAAGTGGAACAAAGGAAATAAGAATTGCTAGAATATTGGATGCCTTAATTCCACCATCAGAACTTTTAAACTTCATGAATATTGAAGAATTAAGAGATTTTTGCAGAACAAATGGAATTCAGGTTTCTGGTAAAAAGGCTGAATTGATTTCAAATATTGTTGATTTTTTTGATCAAAGGTTAGACTTAAAAAAACCAGAAATTAAGGAGACGAAACCTTTAATTCCACTTGAAAAGGAATGCAGAGTGCTTACCGATGAAGAATATTCAAAGCTTTTACAAAATTTAACTTATGATCAATTATATGATTTATTGACTCTGAATTTCTTAAAAACAAGTGGGCTAAAGGATGAAAAAATAAAACGATTGGTTGAAAGTAATTGGTCTGAACGTTCCGTTATGAATCGTCTACGAAGAGTTGATTTGATAGATTTATGTAAAAAAATAGGGATTCAGGTTTCGGGAATTAAGAATGATTTAATAGACAGATTAATTGAAGGATCAAGAATAAAATATAGTGAGGTTACAATTAAAGCAGTTGTAGAAGATCAACAATCTAATATTGATGCCTCAATTTCTGTAAAAGATGATGAGATTAAAGATATTGCAGACATTGCTTCTACTTCAAAACAAGTATTACCAACTGAATTTCAAAATATTAAATTAGACTATCCTAAATTAGATGAAGATGAACAAATAATCATTTCACTAATTAAAGAGTCAAAATCATTAACTGAACATGATATTGAAAGGGCAAGTAGATTACATGGATTAGGTTGGTTCTTAACCAAAGCCCATATGTCCCAAATGGTATCTAAATTGAAAAGTCAAAATAAATACCCAATTCATGTTCGAAGCGTAAGAAGTATAAATATTTATGAATGGCAAGGTGAAAAGGTACAATCGGATAAAATCATTGAAAAATATGAAGCTCGTGGTGTAATTGATGCTCTTAGGCAGGGAGTTGTGCCAGAAAAGAACTTAGAACATGTTATTGTTGGACATTCAAAAGAACGCACACATTTAAAAGATTTGTTAATTGAAGCTAAGAATAATAAAACCCCATTTAAATTTATTAGAGGACCTTATGGAGCGGGAAAAACCTTTTTAAGTTCTTGGTTGCGAGAGATGGCATTAAATGAAGAATTTGTTGTCTCAACAGTTAATATTGGTCCGGATCAGCCATTATCAGATCTTCCAGTTTTTTATTCAGGTTTAATTAATGGATTAAGAATTCCTGAAAAAACTGATTCATGTGCATTAGCAGATATTTTAGAATCTTGGTTACTCACAATTCACCAAAAGACAGCACAGATAGAAGGATTAACAGCTTTAGACCCAATAACTCAGGAAAAACTATCAGTTATTGTCGAAAAAAGAGTCGAATCTGAACTGGCATATTTATCTGATATGGATTCTGGCTTTTCGCCAGCATTACGCGCCTTTTATCGTGCAAAAAAGACTAATAACTCAATTTTAGCATCAACAACAATTGCATGGTTAAGTGGTAGCCGTTCATTATCGAGTAAAATGCTTAATGAAATTGGTGTACATGGAACAATTGAATCAAATCAAGTATTTCCTAGAATTCGAGCATTGTTGGAAGTGATTAAAGGTTCACGATATAATGGTCTTTTACTTTTAATAGACGAATTAGAATTAATTAGAAAATTTCCTCAGGCAAGACAAAGAGAACAGGCATTAGAAATATTAAGACTTTTGATAGATGAATCCGGAAAGAATAATTTTCCAAGTTGCCTTTTAATTTTTACCGGAACTGATACTTTCTTCGAGGATGATAGGGCAGGAATAAAAAGTTACGAGGCATTGGCTGATCGAGTATCTGCACCGCCTTCAATAGATGGTAAAACCAGCATTCGACAACCAATACTTGTTCTGCAAGGATTAGACCAGGCTAAACTTCTTTCGGTAATCACAAGGGTACGAGATATTCATGGTATAGCCTATAATTGGGATGTTCAAAAGAAGTTTCCAGATGATATATTACTAAAATTAGTTCAAGACTGGACTGCTTTTGGTGAAGAATCAATAAGTAGAAAACCGCGTCCTATTATTAGGGAATTCATACATATTTTAGATTTGTGTGAAGAGAATCCTAACATTTCACAAGAAGAGTTTATCCGAATTGATTCTACTGAAAATAGTATAGTTTCTGAGATTACGAATATTTTAGCATAA
- a CDS encoding DEAD/DEAH box helicase: MQDDILSLIHPGLKKLIYEKGWKGGLTEIQKAAIPFILNGENCIIEAPTAGGKTEAVFFPCLTKSAQNKANTVQILYLAPLRALLNDIELRANEYSQACGLHCFKWHGDVSQKDKISAINNPPNVLLTTPESLEAILLRKPNWEDFFKDLQTIIIDEAHNFASVDRGCHLITLIERLNAKLGKPIQRIAITATIGNPDEMLIWLAGSSSQIGKRIFIESAHKKDKDFQIQYFYDRITPDGQEIPANYQRLESMFDLLPFKKSIIFGGSRSSCESLASAINKLNTLKKRSIPIKVRTHHSSVSKYYREEAEKRIKIKNDLESGIDSIISTSTLELGIDIGHLDHVFQLDSISSSSSFLQRVGRTGRRDGKPQFFRGLILDEDELLLLTGVVSLGLKGKSENLFLPRQAYHILAHQLICLCLQNNGIKPENAWGILSNSYCFSQITKSQFYELITFMLLNDFLRDVDGEIIVGESTEKYFLGANWQKLFAVFSSGPLYEVFNEKNHVGNLDCNFVESMEVPFFFILGGIEWEAFSVKVESHQVFARKTKVGNAPRWKTFNGSDVPYETAKEVGELLFSSDIPKYLNDTAKTCFQGARLKVKALNWSKNNWILSEDINECELITFSGDKINRTLAKLLKIFGVCQTSSSYKSIVLKSIQSDQKLNFNNVLTFIDTLKNGSLDNSEKFIRELEVNTKSMFFSKFVRCLPENLISASISEKAFDFEGLVKELKTNTLQIIKI, translated from the coding sequence ATGCAAGATGATATTTTAAGTCTGATACATCCCGGTTTAAAAAAACTTATTTACGAAAAGGGTTGGAAAGGTGGATTGACTGAAATTCAAAAAGCAGCAATACCTTTTATTCTAAATGGAGAAAATTGCATTATTGAAGCTCCAACTGCCGGAGGCAAAACTGAAGCAGTATTTTTTCCTTGTCTTACAAAATCGGCACAGAATAAGGCAAATACAGTTCAGATTTTATATTTAGCTCCTTTAAGAGCTTTATTAAATGATATTGAATTAAGGGCAAATGAATACTCTCAGGCTTGTGGGTTACATTGTTTTAAATGGCATGGCGATGTAAGTCAAAAAGACAAAATATCTGCTATTAATAATCCACCAAATGTTCTTTTAACTACACCTGAATCTTTAGAGGCAATTTTGCTGCGTAAACCCAATTGGGAAGATTTTTTTAAAGATTTGCAAACCATAATAATTGATGAGGCTCACAATTTTGCATCCGTTGATAGAGGTTGTCATCTCATAACATTAATTGAACGTTTAAATGCAAAACTTGGAAAACCAATTCAAAGGATAGCAATAACGGCTACTATTGGTAATCCTGATGAAATGCTAATATGGCTTGCTGGTTCATCAAGTCAGATCGGAAAACGTATATTTATTGAATCAGCTCACAAAAAAGATAAAGATTTTCAGATTCAATATTTTTACGATCGAATAACACCAGATGGTCAGGAAATACCAGCCAATTATCAGCGTTTAGAAAGCATGTTTGATTTGCTTCCATTTAAAAAATCTATAATTTTTGGTGGATCAAGATCAAGTTGTGAATCGTTGGCTTCTGCAATTAATAAACTAAATACACTTAAAAAGAGATCAATACCAATCAAAGTAAGAACGCATCATTCATCGGTAAGTAAATATTATCGGGAAGAAGCTGAAAAACGTATTAAAATAAAAAATGATCTTGAAAGTGGAATTGATAGTATCATTAGTACTTCAACTTTAGAATTAGGCATTGATATAGGACATTTAGATCATGTATTTCAACTGGATTCAATTTCAAGCTCAAGCTCATTTCTTCAAAGGGTTGGTCGTACTGGTCGTAGGGATGGGAAACCACAATTTTTCAGAGGATTAATTTTAGATGAAGATGAATTACTCTTATTGACAGGTGTTGTAAGTTTAGGCTTAAAAGGTAAATCTGAAAATCTATTTTTACCTCGGCAAGCATATCATATACTTGCTCATCAACTAATATGTTTATGCTTACAGAATAACGGCATAAAACCAGAAAATGCTTGGGGAATTTTATCGAATTCATATTGCTTTTCACAAATAACGAAATCCCAATTTTATGAATTAATAACATTTATGTTGTTAAATGATTTCTTACGGGATGTTGATGGAGAAATAATAGTTGGAGAATCAACGGAGAAATACTTTTTAGGGGCTAATTGGCAAAAGTTGTTTGCGGTTTTTAGTAGTGGACCTTTATATGAAGTTTTTAATGAGAAAAACCACGTAGGTAACTTAGATTGTAATTTTGTTGAGTCTATGGAAGTACCATTCTTTTTTATTCTCGGCGGTATTGAATGGGAAGCATTTAGTGTTAAAGTTGAATCACATCAGGTTTTTGCTCGAAAGACAAAAGTTGGAAATGCCCCTCGTTGGAAAACATTTAATGGGTCAGATGTACCTTATGAAACAGCCAAAGAAGTTGGTGAATTGTTATTCTCTTCCGATATACCCAAATATTTAAACGATACAGCAAAGACTTGTTTTCAGGGAGCTCGATTAAAAGTTAAGGCACTTAATTGGTCAAAGAATAATTGGATATTAAGTGAAGATATTAATGAATGTGAATTAATTACATTCTCAGGTGATAAGATTAATCGGACATTAGCTAAACTTTTAAAAATATTTGGTGTGTGTCAAACATCATCAAGCTACAAATCAATTGTATTAAAGTCTATCCAATCAGATCAGAAATTGAATTTTAATAATGTTCTAACTTTCATTGATACTTTGAAGAATGGATCATTAGATAATTCTGAAAAATTTATCCGTGAACTGGAAGTCAATACAAAATCGATGTTTTTCTCAAAGTTTGTAAGATGTTTGCCGGAAAATCTTATTTCGGCTTCGATTTCTGAAAAAGCTTTTGATTTTGAAGGTCTGGTAAAGGAATTAAAAACTAATACTCTTCAAATAATAAAAATATAG